The following proteins are co-located in the Camelina sativa cultivar DH55 chromosome 12, Cs, whole genome shotgun sequence genome:
- the LOC104733638 gene encoding histone-lysine N-methyltransferase ATXR3-like: protein MSDGGVACMPLLNIMEKLPIVEKKTTLCGGNESKSAATSDNGHTSISTKVPESQPADDNNKPSASQPVKKKRIVKVIRKVVKRRLKQPQKQGEVLSKEQTTQVVQLPVESQLQPKEQEVKSEFKGGTSSENKEVENGGDSGFKDEVEEGELGTLKPPGDLENGEISPVRSLQRSEIEKGEIIGETWKKDEPSKGEFSYLKYHKGYVERRDFSADKNWKGDKEERDFRSWRDPSDEIEKGEFIPDRWQKMDDHSYARSRRNGVDREKAWKYEYDYERTPPGGRFANEDIYHRRDFRSGYDRATRISSKIVIEENLHKSEYNNPSNLVKEYSSTVNRLKRHGAEPDSVERKHSYADYGDYGSSKCRKLSDDCSRSLHSDHYSRHSAERPYRDSYSSKTSPLDKYPRKHQDGPFPTKAFSDRHGHSPARSDWDPHDRSRYYEHRDRSPVHRERSPYARERSPYIFEKSAHARKRSPRDRRHHDYRRSPSYSEWSPHDRSRPSDRRDCTPNYMEDTQSDRNRRNGQREISRKSGVRERRDFQTGTELDNKHKYKDSNGKEFHSSSKELQGKNILYNNNPVVEKNSVCDSSKIPSPCAMGKEPVQVGEASTVELPSMEVDMSDHMVKHSDNNRWVTIENATSPVVNMNFPSVVSDAVTQLVNPPEAPGNLLEDIADTTEAVCIEQEVGDSLPESVSVPEANEFLVEHGEDFQIDKRIANLLEGYTIIPGKELETLGEALEVKVEFEETKGCVTSEGITWRHYQEANKWDLVDEELLGCSEPMKRGIEEYKSDDVYGSESDEIGSWFSGRWSCKGGDWIRQDETSQDRYYKKKIVLNDGFPLCLMQKSGYEDPRWHHKDDLYYPLSSSRLELPLWTFSGVDERIQARGVKASFLSVVRLNSLVVNDQVPPVPDPRVKVRGKERCTSRPARPSPASSDSKRESVESHSTACNGQDSEGLWRTDTSVNTPMDRLYTVDDLQLHMGDWFYTDGAGQEQGPLPFLGLQILVDKGFIKSHSSVFRKSDKIWVPVTSITKTPETIAKLRGKTPALPSDCQGLETQGFKRSEMDTSLNSFHGMHPQFLGYFRGKLHQLVMKTFKSRDFSAAINDVLDSWIHTRQPKKESEKYMYQSSEFDSCYTKRARLMAGESGENFETEDTQIFQKDELTFEDLCGDVAFHVEGNGSPGTVGIYWGLLDGGALARVFHLLRYDVKSLAFASMTCRHWKATINSYKDISRLVDLSSLGPNCTDSRLRSIMNTYNKEKIDSIILVGCTNVTASMLEEILHSFPRISSVDITGCPQFGDLTVNYTKVSWLRGENTRSGELHSRIRSLKQTTDIAKSKGIGGDTDDFGNLKDYFDRVEKRDSANQLFRRSLYKRSKLYDARRSSAILSRDARIRRWAIKKSEHGYKRVEEFLASSLRSIMKQNTFDFFALKVSQIEEKMKNGYYVSHGLRSVKEDISRMCREAIKGRNRGGSKDMNRIITLFIQLATRLEEVSMVTSSYGRDELMKSWQDGSGLSSASKYNKKLSKTVTEKKYMSRTGDTFGVNGASEYGEYASDREIKRRLSKLNRKSFSSGSETSSELSDNGKSDNYSSASASESESDIRSEGRSQDLRVERYFTADESFDSVTEEREWGARMTKASLVPPVTRKYEVIEKYAIVADEEEVQRKMRVSLPEDYGEKLNAQRNGIEELDMELPEVKEYKPRKSLGDEVLEQEVYGIDPYTHNLLLDSMPGDLDWSLQDKHSFVEDVILRTLNRQVRLFTGSGNTPMVFPLRPVIEELKESAREECDIRTLKMCQGVLKEIESRSDDKYVSYRKGLGVVCNKKGGFGEEDFVVEFLGEVYPVWKWFEKQDGIRSLQENKTDPAPEFYNIYLERPKGDADGYDLVVVDAMHKANYASRICHSCRPNCEAKVTAVDGHYQIGIYSVRSIEYGEEITFDYNSVTESKEEYEASVCLCGSQVCRGSYLNLTGEGAFQKVLKDWHGLLDRHRLMLEACILNSVSEEDYLELGRAGLGSCLLGGLPDWVIAYSARLVRFINFERTKLPEEILKHNLEEKRKYFSDIHLDVEKSDAEVQAEGVYNQRLQNLAVTLDKVRYVMRHVFGDPKNAPPPLERLAPEETVSFIWNGDGSLVDELLQSLSPHVEEGILNELRSKIHAHDPSGSADVLKELQRSLLWLRDEIRDLPCTYKCRNDAAADLIHIYAYTKCFFKVREYKSFISSPVHISPLDLGAKYADKLGASIKEYRKTYGENYCLGQLIYWYNQTNTDPDLTLVRATRGCLSLPDVASFYAKAQKPSKHRVYGPKMVKTMVSQMSKQPQRPWPKDKIWTFKSAPRVFGSPMFDAVLNNNSSLDRELLQWLRNRRQVFQATWDS, encoded by the exons ATGAGCGATGGGGGTGTCGCATGCATGCCTCTACTGAATATCATGGAAAAGCTTCCAAttgtggagaagaagacgacTCTTTGTGGAGGCAATGAAAGCAAGAGTGCTGCTACTTCGGACAATGGTCACACATCTATCTCAACTAAGGTTCCGGAGTCTCAGCCAgctgatgataataataaaccTTCAGCGTCTCAGCCagttaagaagaagagaattgttAAGGTAATTCGTAAAGTTGTTAAGAGGAGGCTCAAACAGCCGCAGAAACAAGGAGAGGTTCTGTCGAAAGAACAGACGACGCAGGTAGTGCAACTCCCTGTGGAGTCACAGTTGCAGCCGAAAGAGCAGGAGGTGAAGAGTGAATTTAAAGGAGGAACTAGTAGTGAGAATAAAGAAGTTGAGAACGGTGGAGATTCTGGGTTTAAGGATGAAGTGGAAGAGGGTGAATTAGGTACGTTGAAGCCTCCTGGGGATTTGGAGAATGGTGAAATCTCGCCAGTAAGGTCATTGCAGAGGAGTGAGATCGAAAAGGGCGAGATTATTGGGGAGACTTGGAAGAAAGATGAACCTTCCAAGGGTGAGTTCAGTTATCTAAAATATCATAAAGGGTATGTGGAGAGAAGGGATTTTTCCGCAGATAAGAACTGGAAAGGAGATAAGGAAGAAAGAGACTTCAGATCATGGAGAGATCCCAGTGATGAAATTGAAAAAGGGGAATTCATCCCAGACAGATGGCAAAAAATGGATGATCATAGTTACGCCAGATCTCGTAGGAATGGAGTAGACAGAGAGAAAGCGTGGAAATATGAATATGATTATGAACGTACCCCGCCTGGTGGAAGATTTGCAAATGAAGATATCTACCACCGGAGAGACTTCAGAAGTGGGTATGACAGGGCTACAAGAATCAGTTCTAAAATTGTTATAGAGGAAAATTTACACAAGAGTGAATACAACAATCCCAGTAATCTTGTAAAGGAGTACTCTTCTACTGTGAACAGATTGAAGCGACATGGAGCTGAACCAGATAGCGTTGAGCGCAAACACTCCTATGCTGATTATGGGGATTATGGGAGCTCTAAATGTAGAAAACTTTCAGATGATTGTTCTCGCTCTCTTCACTCAGACCACTACTCACGGCATTCTGCTGAGAGGCCGTACAGAGATTCATATTCATCAAAAACTTCCCCTCTGGATAAGTATCCTAGAAAGCATCAAGACGGACCTTTCCCTACCAAGGCCTTTTCAGACAGGCATGGACACAGCCCTGCACGATCTGATTGGGACCCACATGACCGGTCTAGGTACTATGAACACCGGGATAGAAGTCCAGTCCATCGAGAGAGATCACCATATGCTCGGGAGAGATCACCGTACATCTTTGAGAAGTCTGCACATGCTCGTAAAAGGTCTCCTCGTGACCGCCGTCACCATGATTATAGAAGAAGTCCAAGCTATTCTGAGTGGTCACCTCATGATCGCTCAAGGCCCAGTGACCGCAGAGACTGTACTCCTAACTATATGGAAGATACCCAGAGTGACCGTAACAGGCGTAACGGGCAAAGGGAAATAAGCAGGAAAAGTGGAGTACGGGAGAGGAGGGATTTTCAGACTGGTACGGAGCTTGATAATAAGCACAAATATAAGGATTCTAATGGAAAAGAGTTCCACTCATCAAGCAAAGAATTGCAAGGTAAAAATATTCTCTACAACAATAATCCCGTGGTTGAGAAAAATTCCGTCTGTGATTCATCCAAAATTCCAAGTCCATGTGCAATGGGAAAAGAGCCTGTGCAAGTTGGTGAAGCCTCTACTGTAGAGTTGCCATCAATGGAGGTAGATATG TCTGATCATATGGTTAAACATTCAGATAATAATAGGTGGGTCACTATTGAAAATGCAACATCTCCTGTGGTCAACATGAATTTTCCATCAGTCGTGTCAGATGCAGTGACACAGCTCGTCAATCCTCCTGAAGCTCCTGGTAATTTATTAGAAGACATTGCAGATACTACAGAAGCAGTGTGTATTGAGCAAGAAGTTGGAGATTCCTTGCCTGAATCAGTGTCCGTACCAGAAGCTAATGAATTTTTAGTAGAGCATGGTGAAGATTTCCAGATTGATAAGAGGATTGCAAATCTCTTGGAGGGTTATACTATCATTCCTGGCAAAGAACTTGAGACACTTGGAG AAGCTCTGGAGGTGAAAGTTGAGTTTGAAGAGACCAAAGGATGTGTGACATCTGAAG GTATCACCTGGCGTCACTATCAAGAGGCAAATAAATGGGATCTGGTGGATGAAGAGTTGTTGGGATGTTCAGAGCCCATGAAAAGGGGGATCGAAGAATATAAGTCAGACGATGTTTATGGTTCTGAGAGTGATGAGATAGGCAGCTGGTTTTCGGGTCGTTGGTCTTGCAAAGGCGGGGACTGGATAAGACAAGATGAAACTTCTCAAGATagatattacaaaaagaaaattgttctGAATGATGGTTTCCCATTATGCCTGATGCAGAAATCCGGCTATGAGGATCCTCGATGGCATCACAAGGATGACTTGTATTATCCTCTCAGTAGCTCTAGGCTTGAACTTCCCCTGTGGACTTTTTCTGGCGTAGATGAGAGAATTCAGGCGAGAGGAGTAAAAGCTAGTTTTCTGTCCGTTGTTAGGCTGAACTCTTTGGTTGTTAATGACCAAGTTCCACCAGTTCCTGATCCCCGAGTAAAAGTTCGTGGTAAGGAGCGGTGCACTTCAAGGCCTGCTCGTCCATCCCCTGCGTCTAGTGATTCAAAGAGGGAATCAGTCGAAAGTCATTCAACAGCTTGCAATGGTCAAGATTCGGAGGGACTTTGGAGAACTGACACATCTGTTAACACTCCTATGGATCGGCTGTATACGGTCGATGATTTGCAATTGCATATGGGTGATTGGTTCTACACGGATGGGGCTGGGCAAGAACAAGGACCTCTGCCATTTTTGGGGCTCCAGATATTGGTGGATAAAGGTTTCATTAAGAGCCACAGCAGTGTCTTCAGGAAATCTGATAAAATCTGGGTCCCTGTTACTTCTATCACAAAAACTCCTGAAACCATTGccaagcttcggggaaaaaccCCAGCTCTTCCTTCAGATTGTCAAGGCCTAGAGACACAGGGTTTCAAGCGTTCTGAAATGGACACAAGTCTAAACTCGTTCCATGGTATGCACCCTCAGTTTCTTGGTTATTTCCGTGGGAAACTTCATCAATTGGTTATGAAAACATTCAAGAGTCGGGATTTTTCGGCTGCCATAAACGATGTTTTAGACTCTTGGATCCATACAAGACAGCCTAAGAAAGAGAGTGAAAAGTACATGTACCAATCTTCAG AATTTGATTCTTGCTATACGAAAAGAGCTCGCTTGATGGCTGGTGAAAGtggagaaaattttgaaacgGAAGATACACAAATATTTCAGAAGGATGAGTTGACATTTGAGGATTTATGCGGGGACGTTGCCTTCCATGTTGAAGGAAATGGATCCCCTGGCACTGTGGGGATTTACTGGGGTCTGTTGGATGGCGGTGCATTAGCACGGGTGTTTCATTTGTTGAGATATGATGTAAAATCACTTGCATTTGCTTCCATGACTTGTAGACATTGGAAGGCCACTATTAATTCATACAAAGATATTTCAAGACTAGTTGACTTATCTTCTTTGGGTCCCAACTGCACAGATTCTAGGCTCAGGAGTATCATG AACACTTACAATAAGGAGAAGATAGACTCGATAATTCTGGTTGGTTGTACAAACGTGACTGCCAGCATGCTTGAGGAAATTCTTCATTCATTTCCCCGTATATCTTCTGTAGACATCACAGGCTGCCCCCAGTTTGGAGATTTGACAGTGAATTATACAAAAGTAAGTTGGCTCAGAGGCGAGAATACTCGATCAGGTGAATTGCATTCCAGGATAAGGAGTCTGAAGCAGACAACAGATATTGCTAAATCTAAGGGAATAGGGGGCGATACAGATGATTTTGGTAACCTTAAGGATTACTTTGATCGAGTAGAAAAGCGAGATTCAGCCAATCAGTTATTCCGAAGAAGCTTATACAAACGCTCAAAATTGTATGATGCAAGGAGATCATCAGCGATACTATCCAGGGATGCTCGTATCAGGCGATGGGCAATTAAAAAGTCAGAACATGGGTATAAGCGAGTGGAGGAATTCCTTGCTTCAAGTCTTAGGAGCATCATGAAGCAGAATACTTTTGACTTCTTTGCTTTGAAG GTTTCTCAAATcgaggaaaaaatgaaaaatggttACTACGTTAGTCATGGATTGAGATCTGTCAAGGAGGATATCAGCCGGATGTGCAGGGAAGCAATTAA GGGTAGGAATCGAGGGGGCTCGAAAGACATGAACCGAATCATCACACTGTTTATTCAACTTGCCACGCGTTTGGAAGAGGTCTCTATGGTTACTTCTTCATATGGAAGAGATGAACTAATGAAGTCATGGCAAGATGGCTCAGGGCTTTCATCAGCCTCTAAGTACAACAAGAAGTTGAGCAAAACAGTAACTGAAAAGAAGTACATGAGCAGGACTGGTGACACATTTGGTGTAAATGGTGCTTCAGAGTATGGAGAATATGCATCTGACCGAGAAATCAAAAGGCGCTTGTCTAAATTAAATCGTAAATCCTTTAGTTCAGGTAGTGAAACATCTTCTGAACTCTCTGACAATGGCAAGAGTGACAATTATAGCTCAGCTTCGGCTTCAGAAAGTGAATCGGACATCCGTTCAGAAGGTCGATCACAGGACTTGCGCGTCGAAAGATACTTCACAGCAGATGAATCCTTTGATTCTGTGACCGAAGAGCGTGAATGGGGTGCACGTATGACCAAAGCTAGTCTTGTACCACCCGTTACTAGGAAATATGAAGTGATTGAAAAGTATGCAATTGTCGCGGATGAGGAAGAAGTGCAACGTAAGATGCGGGTTTCTTTGCCAGAGGATTATGGTGAGAAGCTTAATGCACAAAGAAATGGCATTGAAGAGTTAGATATGGAACTTCCTGAAGTTAAGGAGTATAAACCAAGAAAGAGTCTTGGCGATGAGGTTTTAGAGCAAGAGGTTTATGGAATCGATCCTTATACCCATAACCTCTTACTTGATTCAATGCCCGGAGATTTGGACTGGTCACTGCAGGATAAACATTCATTTGTAGAAGATGTTATCTTACGTACCCTGAACAGGCAAGTTCGGCTGTTTACTGGATCTGGAAACACCCCTATGGTATTCCCTTTAAGGCCTGTGATTGAAGAGCTCAAAGAGAGTGCTCGTGAAGAGTGTGATATACGAACGCTGAAGATGTGTCAAGGCGTTTTAAAGGAAATAGAAAGTCGTTCTGATGATAAATATGTTTCTTATCGGAAG GGCCTCGGTGTTGTGTGCAACAAAAAAGGtggttttggagaagaagattttgttgttgaatttCTTGGAGAG gTTTATCCTGTTtggaagtggtttgagaagcaagATGGGATTCGTTCCTTACAGGAAAACAAAACTGATCCTGCACCAGAGTTCTACAATATATATCTCGAGAGACCAAAG GGTGACGCCGATGGATATGATTTAGTTGTTGTTGATGCCATGCACAAGGCTAACTATGCAAGTCGAATTTGTCACTCTTGCCGACCGAATTGTGAAGCTAA GGTTACTGCAGTGGATGGACACTACCAGATTGGTATCTATTCTGTACGTTCTATTGAATATGGCGAGGAGATAACTTTCGATTATAATTCTGTAACTGAG AGTAAGGAAGAATATGAAGCGTCTGTTTGCTTGTGTGGTAGCCAAGTATGCCGTGGAAGCTACTTGAATCTCACTGGTGAAGGTGCATTTCAGAAG GTATTGAAGGATTGGCATGGTCTGTTGGATCGACACAGACTGATGCTGGAAGCTTGTATACTGAATTCAGTTTCAGAAGAAGATTATCTTGAGTTGGGAAGAGCTGGACTGGGAAGTTGTTTGCTGGGTGGGTTACCAGATTGGGTGATTGCATATTCTGCTCGTCTG GTGCGGTTCATCAATTTCGAGAGAACAAAGCTTCCCGAGGAAATTCTTAAGCACAATCtagaagaaaagaggaaataCTTTTCAGATATACACCTTGATGTTGAGAAAAGTGATGCTGAGGTTCAG GCTGAGGGTGTCTACAATCAGAGGCTCCAAAATTTGGCAGTTACACTTGACAAG GTAAGATATGTTATGAGACATGTGTTTGGGGATCCCAAGAACGCCCCTCCTCCGCTTGAGAGGCTCGCTCCTGAAGAAACAGTCTCTTTTATTTGGAACGGGGATGGCTCCTTAGTTGATGAGCTTCTTCAGAGCTTGTCACCACACGTGGAAGAAGGCATTCTTAATGAACTCAGATCCAAAATTCATGCCCATGATCCATCTGGATCTGCTGATGTCCTAAAGGAACTTCAGAGATCGTTACTTTG GTTGAGAGATGAGATCCGAGATCTCCCATGTACATACAAGTGTCGGAATGATGCCGCAGCTGATTTAATTCACATATATGCTTATACAAAGTGCTTTTTCAAAGTTCGG GAATACAAGTCCTTTATCTCTTCTCCTGTACACATAAGTCCGTTAGATTTGGGGGCGAAGTATGCTGACAAGTTAGGTGCAAGTATCAAGGAGTACAGGAAGACTTATGGCGAGAATTATTGTCTTGGGCAGCTAATTTACTGGTACAACCAGACAAATACTGACCCAGATCTTACATTGGTGAGAGCAACCAGAGGTTGCTTGTCTTTACCCGATGTCGCTTCCTTCTATGCAAAGGCCCAGAAACCATCGAAGCATCGTGTTTATGGCCCAAAGATGGTGAAAACTATGGTTTCACAGATG TCTAAGCAACCTCAAAGACCGTGGCCAAAGGATAAAATATGGACGTTCAAAAGCGCCCCAAGAGTATTTGGAAGCCCGATGTTCGATGCTGTCCTTAATAATAACTCATCACTTGATAGAGAACTGTTGCAGTGGCTAAGAAATAGACGGCAGGTCTTCCAAGCGACATGGGATAGTTAG